A genomic region of Tigriopus californicus strain San Diego chromosome 1, Tcal_SD_v2.1, whole genome shotgun sequence contains the following coding sequences:
- the LOC131882444 gene encoding colorectal mutant cancer protein-like, whose amino-acid sequence MSCFTVNKLKEVVGAKSFLTAVKASPSPKRKAGGGKKSDACKESSTTNTDFVYHKSPQTVTKRNQEQVFAGSPVPSIHQSNEWDVVSLNPSSLETLSHLRDENQELSHRIYQIVEERDYFENSLSKVQLEKLRLMKERDDLLDKQSGRYEERLVELHSVIAELTRQLEEKTREHIPEESDEEENSTSLASTSPHDQSKTVSDLASGTSTDIIDAQAVEAGKRLVEQYGLDHPDLALFRLTSSCHASTNSLQMLAIQEELSDAKDRNIQLTARLQQRESDLSLVGKQLEEVTLEKERLRNQVKEFQNQVALLPPCVPISVGNKGGERAPRGQDSPDAVETSEAKMAEKKKIKRLECQPLRPLQLQSSVKENCEGLRFSSDDESQPKVTGLELVRNGISNKIVAEHLAKDIQDSSSMNELSHSFFDPSFFQSGFMEAKMREFEIEMERLSSRMESLKAQNEVLNLTLAEAKNNSDNLTVLIGRYESNNTAQNLAATYADHVIESLEVLNILIETEMGILLANCKMSGLDDLVSAGDLEASPEELLERARSNRKDAEQTARLLLQRLESVLRPDSGLEIPYPPPPPPIDAHALQWEDSSGYSQATSSASTSLDHKSMPLIPLGYGTLSVYDPEREHRPEDFHLREVIAELKHKRSSIRSTITKLEFSHPDNQEPEHTEPRSTITAKLAAARTADLEMAVLVQELMTMREERSDVRAQVYFLERENQSLKLVINSHQEQEGILRSHIRHLETELDAQDISLNELTQSDFHQLRTDMRCRITELLQSLEKVKRNSELRQHQQDEVIADLKRSNATLFESLERTRKKYQSKMKRMERQILQSFIPKELMSNNCDIQSQPGSIYSSLSTETDQTSD is encoded by the exons GTTTTTGCCGGTTCCCCTGTCCCATCAATTCACCAGTCTAACGAATGGGATGTTGTAAGCCTTAATCCATCTTCATTAGAGACGTTATCACATCTCAGAGACGAAAACCAAGAGCTGTCGCATCGGATTTATCAAATCGTGGAGGAGAGAGACTACTTCGAAAATAGTCTCAGCAAAGTTCAA CTGGAGAAACTCCGCTTGATGAAGGAGCGTGATGATCTGTTGGATAAGCAATCTGGTCGTTACGAGGAACGTCTCGTGGAATTGCATTCCGTTATCGCTGAATTAACCCGTCAATTAGAGGAGAAAACGAGGGAACACATTCCGGAAGAGAGCGATGAGGAGGAAAATTCCACATCCTTGGCCTCAACATCGCCCCATGATCAATCCAAAACCGTCAGTGACCTGGCTTCTGGAACGAGCACCGATATCATCGACGCTCAAGCAGTAGAG GCTGGAAAGAGGTTAGTGGAACAGTACGGACTCGACCATCCGGATTTGGCCTTGTTCCGACTGACTTCATCTTGCCACGCCTCCACTAATAGCCTGCAAATGTTGGCCATTCAAGAGGAGTTATCGGACGCAAAGGACAGGAACATTCAGCTCACGGCTCGCCTTCAGCAACGTGAATCCGATCTCTCTCTTGTGGGAAAGCAATTGGAAGAGGTCACCCTCGAGAAGGAGAGATTGAGGAACCAGGTCAAGGAGTTCCAGAATCAGGTGGCTCTTCTACCCCCTTGTGTGCCAATCTCAGTGGGAAACAAAGGCGGAGAAAGAGCCCCTCGAGGTCAGGACTCGCCAGATGCGGTCGAGACCTCGGAGGCCAAAATGGCcgagaagaaaaagatcaagcgCCTCGAATGTCAGCCTCTCCGACCGCTTCAGCTTCAATCGTCTGTGAAGGAGAACTGTGAAGGTCTGAGGTTCTCTTCCGATGATGAATCGCAACCCAAGGTGACTGGATTGGAGCTCGTGAGGAATGGG ATTTCTAATAAGATCGTGGCCGAGCACTTGGCTAAGGACATTCAAGACAGCTCGTCCATGAACGAGTTGAGCCATTCCTTCTTCGACCCGTCCTTCTTCCAGTCAGGTTTCATGGAAGCGAAGATGAGGGAATTCGAGATTGAAATGGAACGTCTGAGTAGTCGAATGGAGAGCCTCAAAGCTCAAAACGAGGTGCTCAATCTCACGCTGGCCGAGGCCAAAAATAACAGCGACAACCTGACCGTTCTCATCG GACGATACGAGTCCAACAATACCGCTCAGAATCTGGCAGCCACATACGCCGATCACGTGATCGAGAGCCTTGAAGTATTAAACATCCTGATCGAGACTGAAATGGGCATCCTATTGGCCAACTGCAAGATGTCCGGATTGGACGATCTCGTCAGCGCCGGAGATTTGGAGGCTTCTCCCGAAGAGCTCCTCGAGAGGGCCAGATCAAATCGGAAAGATGCTGAACAAACAGCCAGATTACTTCTTCAGCGATTAGAATCCGTTTTGAGACCAGATTCCGGCCTGGAAATACCCTATcccccacctcctccaccCATTGATGCTCACGCTCTTCAATGGGAAGATTCCTCAGGATACAGCCAAGCCACAAG CTCGGCCTCCACGTCCTTGGATCATAAGTCCATGCCCCTCATTCCCTTGGGCTATGGCACATTGAGTGTGTACGATCCGGAACGAGAGCACCGTCCGGAAGATTTCCATCTCCGAGAAGTCATCGCCGAGTTAAAGCACAAACGATCCTCCATTCGATCCACTATCACCAAGTTGGAATTCTCCCATCCAGATAACCAGGAACCCGAGCACACGGAACCAAGGTCCACTATCACGGCCAAACTGGCTGCGGCCCGAACAGCGGACTTGGAAATGGCCGTGCTGGTTCAA GAGCTGATGACGATGAGAGAGGAACGATCGGATGTTCGAGCCCAAGTTTACTTCTTGGAAAGAGAgaatcaaagtttgaaattggtgaTCAATTCCCATCAAGAGCAAGAAGGGATCCTCCGAAGCCACATTCGTCACTTGGAGACCGAATTGGACGCTCAGGATATT TCTTTGAATGAATTGACTCAGAGTGATTTTCATCAATTACGAACGGACATGCGATGTCGAATCACCGAGTTATTGCAATCCTTGGAAAAAGTCAAACGTAATTCAGAGCTTCGACAACATCAACAGGACGAGGTCATTGCAGACTTGAAGCGATCAAATGC GACGTTATTCGAATCGTTGGAAAGGACCCGAAAGAAGtatcaaagcaaaatgaagCGCATGGAGCGACAAATTCTTCAATCTTTTATCCCGAAAGAGTTGATGTCCAACAATTGTGATATCCAATCTCAACCCGGAAGTATCTACTCTAGTCTTTCAACCGAGACGGATCAAACCTCAGACTAA